A genomic region of Dermacentor andersoni chromosome 9, qqDerAnde1_hic_scaffold, whole genome shotgun sequence contains the following coding sequences:
- the LOC126527395 gene encoding GILT-like protein 1, with translation MRPLSLCFLLLGLLACSSPCLGQTQPEPAVGLFPPAAQKVNVTVLYEPYCKDSSWFINKQLLPVYGLLRKHLVVEMVPFGRARMKESQGANTTVAFTCRHGQAECHASIIHACAIALYPDTDKHLPFIACTLKGWKPEKNVQKCSNEYKMESSKLVGCASSAQGKILLQKMGLRTMSVRPPINYVPSVVIDGGFNKRYQKKLQKHFKETVCKHFKPPIPEPCVVKKRKGWFRR, from the exons ATGCGGCCCCTCTCGCTGTGCTTCCTGCTGCTGGGCCTACTCGCCTGCAGCAGCCCGTGTCTTGGCCAGACCCAGCCGGAACCAGCCGTGGGCCTCTTCCCACCCGCTGCGCAGAAG GTGAATGTGACCGTCTTGTACGAGCCATACTGCAAGGACAGTTCGTGGTTCATCAACAAGCAGCTGTTGCCGGTGTACGGGCTCCTGCGCAAGCACCTGGTCGTCGAGATGGTGCCGTTCGGACGCGCACGCATGAAGGAGTCGCAGGGGGCCAACACGACCGTAGCCTTCACCTGCCGCCACGGGCAGGCCGAGTGCCACGCGAGCATCATCCACGCGTGCGCCATCGCCCTGTACCCGGACACGGACAAGCACTTGCCGTTCATAGCGTGCACGCTCAAGGGCTGGAAGCCCGAGAAGAACGTGCAGAAGTGCAGCAACGAGTACAAAATGGAGAGCAGCAAGCTCGTCGGCTGCGCCTCGTCGGCGCAGGGCAAGATTCTCTTGCAGAAGATGGGCTTGCGCACGATGTCCGTGCGACCGCCCATCAACTACGTGCCCAGCGTGGTCATTGACGGTGGATTCAACAAGCGCTACCAGAAGAAGCTGCAGAAGCACTTCAAGGAGACCGTCTGCAAGCACTTCAAGCCGCCTATACCGGAACCGTGCGTGGTGAAGAAGAGGAAGGGCTGGTTCCGGCGCTGA